In the Chromobacterium sp. ATCC 53434 genome, AAGGCGCTTGAGCTGATGACGACGGTGGAGCATCTATTGGCTGATCGACAGTTAACGCGAGTGTTGGATAAAGATTGGTTGGATGGGATGGCTCGGGGGTTGGGCTCAATGAGACATACCCTAGGTCAGGTATTGGTTTGGCAATCATTACCTTCAACATCTGGTTTGGATGCTTATCTTGGCATTTTGGCAGACAACCCGCTGCTGAAGGAATGGCTCGATCCGTCCTTGCTTCATTTGGGGCAAGCGCTGGCGCGCGTACAGCAGGTTACCCCTTATCCTGCAGATGGCACGCTTGTGGAGCGCTTGGGTTGGTTTGCCAAAACTCTGGGGCAGCCGGAGTTGAGGGAGTCATTGCGACCGCACCTGGATATGCTGCTGGGTAGTTCAGCCCACTCGGAGCAATTGCTTGCCGCCTTCCAGCTTGCCGATCAATTGAGCCGATGTCCGCCGGACAGTGGTCTCGGAGGGCAGGCGTTGTGGCTGCTGAGTGTCTTGGGCGAGAGTCCGGCGCTGCCCTGGATTCGGGATTTCCAGGGCGCGCTGGGGGCGGATTCGGGAACGATCACCTTATTGAATCACCTGTTGACGCTGAACCGGAATCCAGAATCCTGGGCATCATTGATGCTGGACCTTGGCAAAGCCGCCGCGCCCGGCTTGGGGGAGTGGGCGATCAATCAGGTCGCGGGTCGCTATTTGCCTGACCATGTCGCTCAGGAGTTTAAAAATTTCTATCGTGAAAGCTCTGCTTCCGAAAGCTGGGCCAGCATCAGCAAGCTTCAGCGCATAGCTAGTAGTCTTGTCGCAGCGGCCAAGCCTTATCTGGTTGGTATGTTGATGGAAGATCCGTTGGCGGCCGCCACTGTACAGTATGCGGAGGCCTTGCAAAACCACACTAGTTGGGAACAGACGTTGGAATGGTTCGTCGCCCACGATCAAACCCAGAACAAAGCCTTGCAGTCCGTTTACAGCCAATACCTGAATTCGAGGGTGATTTGGCAGGTCTATCAAGCTTTCAATAGTGGGAGCCGTGTAGAGGCCGAGGAAAAGTTGCAACTATTGGCGCGCCAACTTAAGGATTATCAGGTAGTACGGAATTACCCTCAGTTGGAAAAACTGATCGATTTGATTCCTTTGTTGCCGGATCTGAAAGAGGCGGCTGATCGCGTTGGCGTGCAGCCGGCGACCGACTCCTGGCTGACTTTGGGGGATCGGTGGTTGACTGCGCTGGGAGAAATCAATAGCGACAGTTCTCGAAGGGCATACGAGCAACTATCCCAGCACATGGCGAACTGGTTGGCTGATGCCGCCATGTCCGCTTTCGATTCATTGGCACAGCAGTCGTGGAGTTTTTTGCCCGTTACGGAGGCAGCAAGTACGGCATCGCGGGTTTCCACTCAAGCCACCCAGCCATCTAAGTTAGCCTCCAATTGGAAATTGGCTGGCGGCATCAGCCTGGAAGCTCTGGGCATGGCGGCTATTGGTTACGGGCTATGGAGCACCCGACAAGGAACGCAGGATTCGCCGAATGATTCGCAAGAAATGCTTGTGAAGTCCCCGGTGAATATTGTTAATGATGAAACTAGTTCGTTCATATCGCACGCGACTACATCGGTTATCGAGCCCGGAGCGTGGCAGCAGAAAGCGCCGCTCTTTCTAGGTATCGCTGCTATGGCCGCAGGCGGGGTGTTTATCTATAGTTGGGCGAGACAAGATCAGCAGCCACCATCAAAAATTAGCCCACCATCAAAAATCAGCGATGAGGAATTTAATCAGGAAACTGCCATCATTAATAAATTGAAAGTGGATAGCCCCATTGATATTTTTAACGCTGGAGTAACGGAAGAGAATCAGGCTGGCAATGAATTGGCGGTAGGTGAGCTTCGTAGGTTTTTTGCTGATGCGGTGACGGGAGAGGGTCAATTCGGAATTAAAAATCATGTCATATCTAAAAGAAGCTTGTCACAAGTGGAAGATCAGTCAGATGAAAATCCACCCGTGGAGAATCGAACCCTTCCCTATCTGATGTCGGTCGCATTAAATAGAAAGGAATTTGACCCTCGCATTCGTGATGAGTTTAATGGAATTATTCAAAAGGCTCTTGCTACACCAGAGGTCATGAATGCATTTAATCAGTCAGAGATGAATATTGTTCTGCTGGTCAAGAGTATTCAGCTTTTTCGCGCTTTCGTGGCGGAAAATGAACGTCAGCAAATAAAAAACGAATCTTCTCAGGCCGCTCAGGCCGCGCTGCAAAGTTTGTGGCAGTTGGCTGATGGGCTGCAGGACTCGCTTAGTAAATTCCATGTTTGGCAGTATAAGAAGGCTGAGCCTGTTGCGGGGCAGGTTGTTGCCAGTCAAGCTGAGCTTGCCGCTTTGAAAGAGCTGGATTTCACAAAGTACAATGATGACGTGGCAATCAAGCTTGCAGAGCTGTGGGATGCCAATGCCCCGTCGGCAGGGGAAGAAACTCCATCGGCAGTGACTAAAAATCAGTATTTGATAAATTTTCACCAGCGCTTGCAAGCGTTTATTAACTCGGAAATAGAAAAGCAGGGAACATCGATTTATTCGGTAGGGAGCGATAGTGAAGCTAGTATTGCCATAATTCTCGGAGTGATATCGGCGGCAGAGCAAGTATTGGAGCGATTGTCGCGGAGTTCAGATGCTGCTTATCTGAATCGTGTAGCTGGAATCCAGACGGCTCATGCTAACTTGAAATTAGCTTTCGAAGTTCCGGATATTGCCGACGATATCTACTTGGCGCAACGTCAAGCCTGGTTGAAAGGAGATCAATCCGAGGTTGGTTTTTTAAATGGAATTAATTCTGATAAAAAAACGCAGGGTTGGCGTAAAGCTATTGTGGAAGAGGAGCGCCAGTTTTGGGGTTTGATTGATAGTCATTCTTTGAGCCAAGGATTCAATAACCTGCCCACCGTATTTGAAGATGCATTCAAACAGCGAGTACGAGAGTTGGGGCAGGAGATTTATCGATTGGCTAGTGAGGGAAAGCAGGAGAACGAAGCTAATATTGAGCTTTTGCAGATGAAAAAGCTTCATCTAACTAACTTATTTGTTGAGGAGATGCAAAATTATGGAATCAATAAAAGACTGACTTCCTATGGTGATTTGCGAGGAAAGTATAAGGGTGATCAGATTGTTTTTGAAGCAAAAAAGGTAGCGATTGAATTGCTCATTCAGGAATATGGCGATGGAGATGAAAGCCTGGATGACGACGAAAAAATCATTGCCTTTTCTCAAGTTCTCAATGATGCTGCTGTTTCCAGTGAGGCGAAGTCTTATTTGCTGAAGGCTGCTGCCATAGCCAATGAAAAAATGAATAGCCTTGCTGCATCATCGAATTACACGCGCTGGTTAGCCAGAATGTCTGTTGATTTGGGTTCGAAAGATACGGATTACTTTAAACGATTTGCTGAAGTTAAGCCTGCTAATTATAAAGCAATGCATTCTTTCAAGAGAAGTGGGGATTCGGAGACGTGGGCGAGTTATTACAATCAATTTACGGATTATAAAAGCGATTCAATTGATTATGATGCTAGGCAGCTTTCTTACAGTGCATTAATTAGCGCTGGCTTGACGGATTATGATATCAGTCAGATGAGGCCGAAGCATATTGTTTACGGTGAATTGCATGTCTTTTTTAAGGCCGACTCTACAATTCTTAAAAAGTTAGAGAATGGAGAAAAGAGAGATAAGTCAAATAAATTTGAAACCATGCTTAATTCACCAACTAGCTCCACCGGCACAATTGGATTTATCCCATTGACAGATGGCCGAATTGTGGCAATTTCTGGCTTGGATTTTGATCTAAGTGCAAAAGTTTTCAGTACGGACGAAGTGAATGAAAGCCGCACTTTGCAGGAAATAAGAGATTCAAGAGTAAGAGATTCAAGAGGTAATATCAAAAAAGTGTTGCCTGAGCGCAATGTACCGGCCGAACTAGAGGGCAAGGCTCTGATTGATTCAGTTTTGCGTCCGATTTTGGGAGAAAAGGCCGATAAGGTGCTTATCAACTCTGAAAATAAAAAAGGCTACCCTATACTGCTTGGCCCTAAGCCAGAGGTTACGCCGGTTAGTTTGAGTAATGGGAAAACGACCATCTACCGGGATTATCCTCGTGATGGAAAAGAGATGCTTGGAGTTGCGGACGAAGTTGTAAAATCTAATTTGACTACGTGGGTGGGGGTGATCAAAGAGGCGTATAAAGATCGAAATTTCTGGACCTTCATTTTGGATTTGGTGCCGTTTTATACTGAGATCAGGGATTCCATTAATGATAAAGAACACAAGCTGGATGTCAGTAGCATAGTCTGGGATGCGGTAGGCATTGTCACCAGTGTCTTGCCGGCGATTGGCAGCATCGGCAAGCTAGGAAAGTCGGGGCAGGCCATTCTCAAACAGGCGATTTTGGAGAATTTAAGACAAAAACTTACCGGAAAAGCCTTGACCATCGGGGTGCTGAAGACATTGATGCAAAACCAAGAGTTTGGAAAACTTGGTTTGAAGGGGCTCGGCTATGTAGTTTACGCTGGCGCGGATGCTATTTCTCCTATTGATCCTAAGCTCTTGGCAGCACCTATCGCGCACAGTGTAAAAAAATTCCGGGATTTACTGCAAACGAATTTACAGAGAACGCCGACGAATAATCCGGCAAATTATGTGGAGCAAGCTAGACGACTCGCGCAGACTGAACTTGATAATCTGGGCAAAACCACCTCGCTGACGGTGGCTGGTCGCAAGTCTATGAACTTGCGTAGTAGCCAGCTCGTGCCGGGTGAGGTCATAGAAGAAACCCAAGCGTTGTATCAGCCTCTAGGACGAAAACAGCCGGTTGTGATGCGCGCAGGCAAGCGGGCGCCCTATAAACACGTTGATTTCTGCGCGCCAGGCGGAAATCGAAGCAAGCGAGAGACCGGTAGCAACTGCTTACCGCCACCGCCGCCACCGCCGCCGCCGCCGCAACCGCCGCAACCGCCGCAACCACCGCAACCACCGCAACCACCGCAACCACCGCAACCACCGCAACCACCGCAACCAGGGAGATTAATGCCCAAACCAGTGGTTCCAAGCACAAGTAACAAAGGAGGAGAAATTAATTATAGATATAAAAAGCCCATAGCTAACGGGATTTCATCTGAAAAAGTAAAAGAATTAGAAAGAGCGATCGATGAGAAAATGGTAGATCCCAGGAAGAGTGGACCAATATTTGATGAGTCCAATAAGTTCAATGAGGAGAAATATTGCGAGCAATTTAAAAATTATAGGCTGTGGGAGAGTGATGTAAAAAAGGGTGGGGAGAAATATCGGCAGTTTTTTGAAAGTTCTCGTGAGAAATTGGATGAAAGGGTGGGGACGTGGTATGGCCAAAGGTATAAAGAGGAAGTAATTAATCCAAATGCTAAGGCACCCTTCATAAAGGATGGGCAGGAAAATATGCTTCCAGGTAAGGGCTGGGATCTGGAGGTGATTGGAAGTGAGGTAAAGGAAACTGTTTATCAGTTCAGATACTCGGATGATGGGCAAGTTTTTGTTGTTGACGAAACGTACAAGGCGCGTGATACGACAAAAGCGGATATCACCGACGCAGCGAAAATAAAGAAAATTCTAAGCGATAAGGCTGATAAAACAGGAGGATTTCCTCTCCAGGTAAATGAAGTTATGGAAGCATTCATAAAAAAGCGTGGCGATGATGCGTTCAGCAAGTTGAACTATATAACTATATCAGGCATAGCTAATGATGCTACATCTGAAACCATGGCGCGCACTTTTGGGAAGGCAACGATACTGAATAGTATTAAAAATCCAATAATACTTAAGCCATCAGGTCCAACTAAAGATGCATTTTTTGCAATGCTAAGTACACCAAACTTACAGGCTCCTATACGTATGTTAGGTGATCATGGTTTAGGAAAGATAGTCGAAGAGATTCGTATCCAAGGTAAGGTGCAGATATCTCTTCCACTTCGCCCGAGGAATAAGAGAGAAGCTGGGTCTGAGAAAAATAATACCGTCTTTACCATTTCCTTGGTTCTTCGAAATAGGTCTCAATCAACTCAAGCAGAAAGCTCATCGCAAATGAGCACAAGCCAGGCAGCAGTCTGAGTTGGGTAAGCTGGGCCAGATTATGTTTTTACTTGGTTAATTGTATTGTTCTAAGAATGGTGAATGAGAATTAACCGAAATTCTACTTGATCTTGGAATCACCTGGACAGCGGTCATGCTCTATAAGGTGCATGGTCGCTGTTATTTTTCGTTTGGATGGCCGTAAATATCGAAGAATTAGGCTGGTTTCAGAAAGGACCAAGTCGAAGATTGGGTAAGTTCTTGAACGTGCAAGGTATTTTAAATTTCGATTTCCCAATAGGCATAAACCAGTCAGTGAAGAGATATCGCGTGTTTGCGTGCGGCCTCCAATGCCTTGCTGTGAATGGCATTCGCAATTTCGGCATCCAATCATTCTTGCCAATGACTTGGTCGATTACATCCAGGCGGGTGAGATTGTTGCGCAAGCTCAGGCGCAGGTGGAGCAAATCCGGGAGGCAGCCAAGAGCGAGATCGATCGGCGGTACGAAATGTAGACGAAATAAGCGAAGCTGCATGGCTGACAGGGCTGGAAGGCGTTGAGCGGCAGGCTCCAACCTTACGCAGCAGACGGTATTAATCCGGCAGTAATAATCCGTACAGATTGTATACTTCCGGCATGGAAAAAATCGATGTGCGCAAGCTTGAACTGGCCGCCCGTGAGCAGCTGAGGCGTACCGCTATCCGGATGTACAAGCGAGGCCGGTCTCAAGCCAGTATTGCCGAAGAACTCGGGCTGCGCCGCCCCACCATTTCCGCCTGGGTGGTGCGTGAGGCAGCACTAGGTGCGCAGGGATTCAAAGAACAGAAGCGCGGTCGCGCCGAAGGCACCGGCCGTCGGCTGACCGAGGCGCAGGAAGCCCGGATCAAGCAGGACATCGTGGATCGCACGCCAGACCAGATGAAGCTGAGGTTTGCCCTGTGGAGTGCTCAGGCGGTCAAGGCTGTAATCAAGCAGATGTTTCTGATCGATCTGCCGATCCGTACTGTCCGTCTGTACTTGGCCCGCTGGGGCTTTACGCCGCAGCGCCCGCTCAAACGCGCTTATGAGCAGCGACCGGCAGCAGTCGAGAAATGGCTCAAGGAGGAATACCCGGCTATCGTCGCGCGTGCCAAAGCGGAAATGGCTGAAATCAGCTGGGGCGACGAATCGGCGGTGTCGAGTGTTGAGCACTTTCCGCGTGGCTACGCCCCAAAAGGCCAAACCCCAGTTCTGGTGTTATCCCAATCGAAAAGAGCGCGCATCAACTTGATTTCGGCCATTACCAACCAAGGCAAGATGCGCTTCATGCTGTACCGGGAGACCTTGACGGCCCGGGTGCTGATCAAGTTTCTGATGCGGCTGATCCGTGATGCTGGCGGCAAGAAGGTGTTCTTGATCCTCGACAACTTGCGCGTGCATCACAGCAAGCTGGTGCAAGCATGGTTGGAGGAGGAAGAGAACAAGAAGGCGATTGAGTTGTTCTTCCTGCCCAGCTACTCACCGGAACTGAACCCGGATGAATACTTGAACGGCGACCTGAAGGCCAGAATGAGCGCAGGTGAGCCGGTTCGATCAGACGGTCAACTTCAAGGGAAAGTGCTGTCCCATTTACGCTCATTGCAGAAGCAGCCGGCCAGAATCCGGTCGTACTTCCGGCATGAAAAAATCCGCTACGCGGCATGAGCTTTCTGTACGGTATTTGACTGCCGGATTAATAGCCGGTGCGATTGAGTGGTTAATTAACGAGCAGGATTTAGAGTGCAAGATTATCGAGCGGCTAGAGGAGCAGTTGCGTAGTATTTTAATTCAGGTCTTTGAGGAATTGTATGGGTAACAAAATGCACCTCAGCTGCTTGCTAATCTTTTGCGAGAGCGGATCAGTAAATTGTCTGGTAGCGGAAAGTGGACGTTGTATGTATGTCCGGAACAATATCAGGAGATTAAGCAGGGGTTTATTGCTTACTCAGAGTTACGTGTTGAAGTTGACGCCAGTATTGAACTCGGAAAAGTACTGTTGAAAACGCCATTGGTAATTTTTTCTCTGAATGTAAGTGAGCAATTCGATTGAGTTATGGGTTGTTGGCTATCGTACAGCAGTGAAGTATGGCAAGGATTCCTTGATCTGAATGTGTTTGTATGTCCTTTACTCTCGTCAACGAGAGAGAATCTGCGGCGAGAACAATGACGCTTGCCCGTTTTCGAAGGGCGAGTTCGGTGAATTGCCTATCGAGGTACCACGCGACCGCCAGGGTACCTTTGAGCCGCAACTCATTCCCAAGCACCAGACCCGCTGGACCGGATTCGACGACAAAGTCATCTCGCTTTACGCCCGGGGGATGACTGTTCGGGAAATTCAGGCCCATCTGGAAGAAATGTATGGCACAGAGGTCTCACCCAGCCTGATCTCCTCCATCACGGATTCCGTCACCGAAGAGGTCAAAGCTTGGCAGGCTCGCCCTCTCGATTCGGTTTATCCAATCATCTACCTCGACTGCATCCACGTGAAGGTACGTGAGGGGGCTGTACGCGTAAAAGCCGTCTATCTCGCCATCGGCGTTACCCTGGCTGGAGAGAAGGAGGTGCTGGGGATGTGGCTGGCGCAGACGGAGGGAGCCAAGTTCTGGCTTCAGGTCGTGACCGAACTGCGTAACCGGGGCGTACAGGACATCTTTATCGCCTGCGTCGATGGCCTGAAGGGCTTCCCGGAGGCTATCGAGGCGGTCTTCCCGAAAGCAGCCGTGCAGTTGTGCATCGTACACATGGTGCGACACAGCCTGAACTACGTGTCGTGGAAGCGGCGTGCTGAAGTAGCCGCCGACCTGAAACGAATCTACCAATCGGCCACCCTCGACGAAGCTGAGCAGCGGCTAGGTGAGTTTGAGGCCAAGTGGGATGATGAGTATTTGCCGATTGGTCAGTCCTGGCGGCGCAACTGGGCTCGGTTAACGCCATTCTTCGACTACCCGCCGGAGATCAGGAAAGTGATCTACACCACCAATGCCATCGAGTCGGTGAATATGAGTCTGCGAAAGCTGACCAAGAATCGGGGCTCGTTCCCGAGTGATGAGGCGTTGCTGAAACTGTTCTATCTGGCGCTGAGGAACATCAGTCAGAAGTGGACCATGCCGATTCGGGATTGGAAGGCAGCGCTGACTCGCTTTACCATTCAGTTCGAGGAACGCATTCCACAGGCGTAACCCAAACCCCGTTTACACAAAAATTCGGACAGGCTTTTTTCGAAAGCTGACGGACGTTTCCGACAAAACGCCTATAGCTTCAGGGATATATTTATCGATATTTCTGTATCGTCGATAAAGGCACTGTCATGGCCATCAATTCCCTACGCAATTCTGACTCCCAACACCTTTCTGCTGCCAGTGCTTCCTCTACTGCTCCGGTAAATAACCGCCACAACAGCGCTACAGTCATGCCGGATTTTCCGCAGTGGTCTCTCGCCCGGCTGTGTGACTTCATTGAGAAGGCGGAAGGAGGTGACTGGACCCAGTCTGAAGCCAGCGGCATGCTGTTCAGCCGCATCTGTCGTCAGTCACCGGATGTGGCGGGATGGATAAAGGCCGAAACCGGCATAAGCTTCACCTTGCCGGATGATAAGGCGACAGGGGATCAGGCGGCCACGCTGGCCTCGATGGCGAAACCGCCAATGGCGCAGGAACAAATCACCGTTCTGGCGAAAGCCATGTTCCGTTTACTGGAGACGGGCAAGCCTTGTGACGACCGGATTGCAAGTGCCGACTTTGCGCGGATCGAGCAGCTGTCCGCCACCTTTCTTGCCGTCCAGGAGCATCTGCCGGTGTGGGAGGAGTTCGCTAACAAGGGCAAGAATCGCCAGTATCTGAACATAAGTGACAAGAGCATGACTGACCGTCTCGTTCAGATGGAAAGGGCCACGGCTGCCGGCGGCTACGAGATGTCCGTGACGAAAAAAGCCAAAGGAGCCCTGAATGCGCTCACCGGGATGCTGGCGAAGAAGACAGGCGGGCGGACTGACGAGCAGAAGAAGTGGACCTTGAATGTCATTCCGGCGTTGGAGAGATTGTCTATCGCGCTGAAGAATGCGGATGCCCAGCTGAAAGGCATTGTCGCTCATAAGATGAACCACGATGTTCCCCTGCCTGAAGCCCCGGAAGCCACGATCAAAGAGTTGTCAAAAGCCCTAAGGTGTATTGACTTTACTGAGCTCTTCCTGAGCCTGGCAGAAATCGATACCGGAAAGTGGACCAAGGAGACTGAGGCGTTACACAAAGGCCTGTCGAGCCACTACGATGAGCTTGAAAAAACGTGCAGGTCGGCGTTGGAAGACATGAAAGCAGAGCGGTTCGTATACGAAAAAGATACGCAGCCTAATCAAAGCAAGCTGCAGGAGGCCCAGAAGGCGCTGGACCATCTGGTGGACGAGGCGAACATTCCGCAGACGAGGGATATCGCTGCCGCTCTGGAGGAAATCTGCGGGAAGGCCAGAGAGCTGCTCCCTCGGTCCTTGGAGCACGAACGGGAACCGATGAAAAAGATAGCCGAGAGGCTGGTTGAGTTGACCAATTCGCTAAAGCAAGGGGACATACTCCTTTCTCAGGCTGGCGGGGTGCTGGAGGGGCTTTCTTCTATGTCGGAGGGAGTCAGGACAACGAGTATTCCATTGCAGCAAGACAAGGCCATCATGGCGAAGATGTTGGAGGATAACCTCAGCGCTCTCACCAAAGCGCAGGAAAAGCTGAAGGGAAAGGCGAAGAGCCTGAGAGAGTCTATGGAAGTCAGTCTCGAACACAAATCTTTCGGTCACGAGCTCTACCTTCAGATGGAAACGGACATCCGCCAGCAGATCATCCTGTTAAAGAATACCAAGGCGCTGCTGGTGGGCAATCCTTCCGTCTTTGAGCCGTTAGAAAAGTGGGTGGGTAAGCATCTGGGATCAGCAGATGACAAGATAACCGCAATGCTTTCAGCCATGGGTTTTCGAGGGAAACAAGTCTTGCGGGCTACAGCCTCCGGTCTTGTGCATGGTGGAAATAAGGTCCTGCGGAAAATTACTCCGGCATCCCCGGACAAGAAGGCGCATCAAGAGCGGGTACGGGAGGCTGTGCGCGCGGTGCGGGCGGATATGGAATTGGTAAAACGACAGGCCGCGAAGCTGGTGATGGCGACCGGAGAGGTGCTGGATCCGGGCAAACCAAAACCGCGGCAACACGATGACCGCCTCCTGGATTTGAGCCTAAAGAACGAACAGCTGACGAAAACGAAAGCTGGGCTGCGGGATGAAAAGCTGGCTGATCTACAAGCGCAGCGCAAGGAGCTGGATAAGGCGCTGAGCAAACTCGAAAAGACTCAGAAGGACGTGGGGGAAAAGCTGCTAGCCGAAGCGCTCCTTTTAACTGGGCCGGCGAACAGCAAGAAAAGTAAGGAACTCAATTCGTTAAACCAGCAGCTGGCAGACGTAGCGAAAGCGTGCAAGCAGGCACATCGGAAGATATCTGATTCGGTATCCCGTCTGGCAACGCCGCCGGGAACGGCAGGCTCCGCTGTGCCGGCAGCTTTCAACAACAGGTTCAAGGCGCTGCATTCAAACATACAGGCGGTAAAGGATACGCACAGCCATATCAATAAAGCCTGGGGGAAGATACAGGGGAGCGTGCCGTCACAAGAGCGTGAAGCGGCAAACAATGCTCTTGCTGAAATCAACCGTCTCATCCTGAGCGCATCCGACAAGCTGAAAGCAGTCGACCGTCAGAAGCTGAAAGCTGACTTGAGCGGTTTGCGGACCGCGCTGGCGTCCCTTGGCGGGGTCGTGCCTCAACGTCTCCCGCTCGAAAAGATGCAACAGGCGCTGGCGGATGTCGATCGAGGGATGGCGGAATGGGCAAAGGCGGAAAATCCCCCTCTCGGAGCAGTGGTCGCCGGGATGCCCAAGGTGCAGGCAGCGCTAGCGGGCCTCCTGGGCAGCTGGAATGAACTGTCTGAAGCCGCACAGGAGGCAGTGCTCCAGAAGGCAGGCGGCGGCCGCGATGTGACGAAGGCGCTGCGTGATGATTTCAAAAAAGCGAGCGATTTGCTGGCCGCGGCGGATGAGAACCTGCCGAAGCTGGTGATTCTATTGAGCCAGGCACAGCGCAAACTGGTGGACCTGAAGGACGGGGTAGTCGGCACCAAACTGAGTGAAAAAGATGCCGAGAGAATGAAGGGCTCGCTCGCAAAGATAACGTCGGAGCTGGATACCGTTTTGCACGATGCAAAGTCCGCAGAGAAGCCACAGCAGAAGCTGCGCCCGGAGCTCCTTGGCAATAAGACAGACCGCAAGCATGAGGTGAATGTTGTCCAACAAGCGCTGAACACAATCAGAGATGAGATGGGAAAAACAGAGCTCCTCGCCGCAAAATTGACCGAAAGGCGTCTGGATCTGTTTTCCCACCAGAGTCATGTGATAAAGGACATCGCGACAAAATTTGCCGAACTGCGCGCTCAGGTTAAGGAGGCGTCGCCGGAAATGATAGCGCAATTCGACGCGGACATTGAGCGGCATATCACATGGCTGTCCGGACGCTTTGGCAAAACGGGGGATGAGGGCGGCAGCTATTTTGCAGAACGGCTGAAAAACGAGTATCTGCTGGCCTGCGCAAACGAGATGCTGGAAGCGCAATCGCTGGAAGATGCGTTGAGCGCGGATCCGAACTTTGTTGATCGCGCACTGAAAAAGGCTGGCGGCTCCGTGACAGGACAGGTTGCCTCCCGTACCGCCAAGGTGTTGCTGGGGGGCAGCGTGGTGTCGCAGTTTTACTCGTTTCCTATTTCGGTGGTGAAAAGCCTATACAAAGGCGTGACGACCGGGATGGAGCACCATGAGTATGGCAAGCAGGTGCGGGCCACGCTCAAGCCGGGAGAGATCTTGCCGGATAATGTGACAAAGGCGATCAGAACGGCATTCTGGAGGAACACGCTATTGGCGGCGGCGAAGCCTTTGCTGCCGTCGGAGGCAAAGCTGGCTATTGATGTGGGGTTGGCGGCGGTGAAGGGCGCGCGCGACGGCTGGGGAACCGTGGTAAAAAGTCCGGTGGAAGAGGTCATTAGTGCGGTTGCGTTTCAAAGTGTAGGCTACGCAGGCCGGGAAATGTACCGCGATATTCTGAACGCCAGGGCGGACAGCAAAGTGGCAGAAATAAAGGCTGCGCTGCATGATTGTGATCCAAGTTCCTCTGTCGGTTTTGAGCGTGTTCAGGATAAATATGATTCCGAGCCGGAATTATTTTTGCGGGCG is a window encoding:
- a CDS encoding IS630 family transposase; this encodes MEKIDVRKLELAAREQLRRTAIRMYKRGRSQASIAEELGLRRPTISAWVVREAALGAQGFKEQKRGRAEGTGRRLTEAQEARIKQDIVDRTPDQMKLRFALWSAQAVKAVIKQMFLIDLPIRTVRLYLARWGFTPQRPLKRAYEQRPAAVEKWLKEEYPAIVARAKAEMAEISWGDESAVSSVEHFPRGYAPKGQTPVLVLSQSKRARINLISAITNQGKMRFMLYRETLTARVLIKFLMRLIRDAGGKKVFLILDNLRVHHSKLVQAWLEEEENKKAIELFFLPSYSPELNPDEYLNGDLKARMSAGEPVRSDGQLQGKVLSHLRSLQKQPARIRSYFRHEKIRYAA